A region of Paraburkholderia sp. BL23I1N1 DNA encodes the following proteins:
- a CDS encoding ABC transporter ATP-binding protein, which translates to MVKLRLDGVGAAYGSRRILSEISTPAFFGGEVVAVIGPNAAGKSTLFKRMAGLVDGPGDVRLEDSRKGLDGVCYMPQDSAASARLTVYESILLACKQHQPSWAVHDADLALIDGIMASLGIGELAFRYLDELSGGQRQLVSIAQTLARDPEIMLMDEPTSALDMRRQAQVLGFMRTLAKQRGVIVFIALHDLNQALRFADQVLVIADGTAHGSGPCEDVITVAMLRDVYRIDARIERCSKGACHVIVDGAVQDFI; encoded by the coding sequence ATGGTGAAGCTACGGCTGGATGGTGTCGGCGCGGCTTACGGCAGTCGCCGGATTCTCTCGGAGATCAGTACACCGGCGTTCTTCGGCGGCGAGGTGGTCGCGGTCATCGGCCCGAATGCGGCCGGCAAGTCGACGCTGTTCAAACGCATGGCGGGGCTGGTCGACGGGCCCGGTGACGTGCGTCTGGAAGACTCACGCAAAGGCTTGGACGGCGTGTGTTACATGCCGCAGGATAGCGCCGCCAGTGCGCGTCTGACGGTCTACGAATCCATCCTGCTGGCGTGCAAGCAGCATCAGCCGAGCTGGGCTGTACACGACGCCGATCTCGCGCTGATCGACGGGATCATGGCGTCCTTAGGCATCGGCGAGCTGGCGTTTCGCTACCTGGACGAGTTGAGCGGCGGCCAGCGGCAACTAGTCTCGATCGCGCAGACGCTCGCGCGTGATCCGGAGATCATGCTCATGGACGAGCCGACCAGTGCGCTCGACATGCGCCGGCAAGCACAGGTGCTCGGCTTCATGCGGACGCTCGCGAAGCAGCGCGGGGTGATCGTCTTCATCGCATTGCACGACCTCAATCAGGCGCTGCGCTTTGCCGACCAGGTCCTGGTGATCGCCGACGGTACCGCGCACGGCAGCGGGCCTTGCGAAGACGTCATCACGGTCGCGATGCTGCGCGACGTGTACCGGATCGACGCGCGCATCGAGCGGTGTTCGAAGGGGGCGTGTCACGTCATCGTCGACGGCGCCGTACAGGATTTCATCTGA
- a CDS encoding IucA/IucC family siderophore biosynthesis protein, producing MKNSLSLLQPDNAFYVDRRQTALESAQHNALRRVVRCLFAEKIVATDALVFAPEGRGAWLPLWNRHAMLFFANLERAPADTFINRGAITLIDSNGARTAVEGPDQLIDLLRPSFDFAPGDEGVAGLKSDMANSIENDALARIYRDAWDTDLRAHIDAAGDRGLIHYLRKHMSVRDAAVLLDQWGALEGHPFYPTWKSKPDLNATEVAALSPEFNARVDVRIAALRADMAYIERMPHVDSYHDWFAAQFPQLWARWKEGLEASDLDAPQWLPLPIHAWHLDHFVRNEYAAEIEEGVLILDGPDIVTLPTMSFRTMMPRLPGPVPFIKLPVALWLTSEQRSLQAKSIHMGPRVSTVIKHILADENGFDQTLEIFPEEVALHYKHAVRQEDRPGRHLSVAYRASKDAFERTDGLFPITVAALLTRSPVRGRPLITELIEHDGTPAAAETVEAWFRRYARVVTHPVIGIYLLYGIALEAHQQNTSVLFAADGTPRSLLIRDFGDGRTYVPLLAERGYEIKPYVHPGILPTVFDGDIEPVRAFVLDACFVCHLHEVALLLTEEYGLARSRLWEILREETGRTFDAFAPRVSDALWQAERVAFLDHPWPTRSVLRMHLLKYSDYRLQHHLPNPLLPARNEG from the coding sequence TGCGCTGCGACGCGTCGTTCGTTGCCTGTTCGCCGAGAAGATCGTCGCCACGGACGCGCTCGTCTTCGCGCCCGAGGGTCGCGGCGCCTGGCTACCGCTCTGGAACCGGCATGCCATGCTGTTCTTTGCCAACCTCGAGCGGGCGCCGGCCGATACCTTTATCAATCGCGGCGCTATTACGTTGATCGACTCTAACGGCGCGCGCACCGCGGTCGAAGGTCCCGATCAACTGATCGACCTGCTGCGGCCGAGCTTCGATTTTGCGCCGGGCGACGAAGGCGTGGCCGGACTCAAATCGGACATGGCCAACAGCATCGAGAACGACGCGCTCGCCCGTATTTATCGCGACGCCTGGGATACGGACCTGCGCGCGCATATCGACGCGGCCGGCGACCGTGGTCTGATCCACTACCTGCGCAAGCACATGAGCGTGCGGGATGCCGCCGTCCTGCTCGATCAGTGGGGTGCGCTAGAAGGCCATCCGTTCTATCCCACGTGGAAGAGCAAGCCGGATCTGAACGCAACGGAGGTCGCCGCGCTGTCGCCCGAGTTCAACGCCAGGGTCGACGTGCGTATCGCCGCGCTGCGGGCGGACATGGCGTATATCGAGCGGATGCCGCACGTCGACAGCTATCACGACTGGTTTGCCGCGCAGTTCCCGCAGTTGTGGGCACGCTGGAAAGAGGGCCTGGAAGCCAGCGATCTCGACGCACCTCAGTGGCTGCCGTTGCCGATCCATGCATGGCACCTCGACCATTTCGTGCGCAACGAATACGCGGCGGAGATCGAGGAGGGCGTGCTGATTCTCGACGGCCCCGATATCGTGACGTTGCCGACCATGTCGTTCCGCACGATGATGCCGCGGTTGCCGGGACCGGTGCCGTTCATCAAGCTGCCGGTCGCGCTGTGGCTGACGAGCGAGCAGCGCAGCCTCCAGGCAAAGTCGATCCATATGGGACCGCGCGTCAGTACCGTCATCAAACACATCCTGGCCGATGAAAATGGCTTCGACCAGACGCTCGAGATTTTTCCGGAAGAGGTCGCGCTTCACTACAAACACGCGGTGCGCCAGGAAGACCGGCCGGGACGTCACCTGTCGGTTGCGTATCGCGCCAGCAAGGATGCGTTCGAACGCACGGACGGTCTGTTCCCGATCACCGTGGCCGCCTTGCTGACCCGCTCACCGGTGCGCGGCCGTCCGCTCATCACCGAGTTGATCGAGCACGACGGCACGCCTGCGGCAGCGGAAACGGTGGAGGCCTGGTTCCGGCGATATGCGCGAGTCGTCACGCATCCGGTGATCGGCATCTATCTGCTCTACGGCATCGCACTCGAGGCGCATCAGCAGAATACGTCGGTGCTGTTCGCCGCGGACGGAACGCCCCGAAGCCTGTTGATTCGCGATTTCGGCGACGGCCGGACCTATGTTCCGCTGCTTGCCGAACGGGGCTATGAAATCAAGCCGTACGTGCATCCAGGCATTCTGCCGACTGTCTTCGACGGCGACATCGAACCGGTTCGCGCTTTCGTGCTGGACGCATGCTTTGTGTGTCATCTGCACGAAGTCGCGCTGCTGCTGACGGAGGAATATGGGCTGGCGCGATCCCGCTTGTGGGAGATTCTGCGCGAGGAAACGGGGCGCACCTTCGACGCCTTCGCGCCGCGTGTTTCCGACGCGCTGTGGCAGGCCGAGCGGGTGGCATTCCTCGACCATCCCTGGCCGACGCGCTCGGTACTGCGAATGCATCTGCTCAAGTATTCGGACTACCGGCTTCAGCATCATCTGCCCAATCCGCTGCTGCCGGCGCGCAACGAGGGTTGA
- a CDS encoding MFS transporter, with protein sequence MTHATVAPDRAARLIHVLFVIQLVSMGAMEMSGPFWPIHLKALSTSSFEFGFAGVAVYVGPMLGIMLTSAFWGRVGDRTGHKLMMIRALLGLSLTQLALAFAADVWTILALRFVQGACAGYIAPAQTYGVSIESPLRRARLFAYLQVSTNLGSLAGAVSGGLILDHATFFWINIVAAVLCVCCVAAVALILPDVSVSKRVAATDPGGGTAAASGARFSWRSPPIPGLLGVVGILLVSRTITQTPFSLYVSSMFGVGNWVVGLCYGMLSLGFVVSASLWARYFEHRTLPDALRRMTFIALACAGLTLAAGLTRNVGVFTAIHFVWGVLLGATTPVLMSLISRAADGLYQGYVLGIAQSTTQFSSIAGIAMGGWLSDSVGLQYTYFFVAVSYVLAMVVILALRRERGAVARPQISPGQ encoded by the coding sequence ATGACGCACGCCACCGTCGCGCCGGATCGCGCGGCGCGCCTGATTCACGTGCTATTCGTGATTCAGCTCGTCTCCATGGGCGCCATGGAGATGAGCGGTCCGTTCTGGCCGATCCATCTGAAGGCGCTCAGCACGTCCAGTTTCGAGTTCGGTTTTGCCGGCGTCGCGGTCTATGTGGGGCCCATGCTGGGCATCATGCTGACGAGTGCGTTCTGGGGCCGCGTCGGCGATCGCACCGGGCACAAGCTGATGATGATCCGCGCCTTGCTCGGGCTGTCGCTCACGCAGTTGGCGCTGGCCTTTGCCGCTGATGTCTGGACGATCCTCGCGCTGCGATTCGTGCAAGGCGCCTGTGCGGGCTACATCGCGCCGGCGCAGACTTATGGCGTCAGCATCGAGTCTCCGTTGCGGCGGGCGCGGCTGTTTGCGTATCTGCAGGTCTCGACCAATCTGGGCTCGTTAGCCGGTGCAGTCTCCGGCGGTCTGATTCTCGATCACGCGACATTCTTCTGGATCAACATTGTCGCCGCTGTGTTGTGCGTGTGCTGTGTTGCTGCCGTGGCGCTGATTCTGCCCGATGTATCGGTGTCGAAGCGTGTGGCGGCAACCGATCCAGGGGGCGGCACGGCGGCTGCGTCCGGTGCGCGGTTCTCGTGGCGTTCGCCGCCGATTCCCGGTTTGCTCGGGGTGGTCGGCATCTTGCTGGTGAGCCGCACGATCACCCAGACGCCGTTTTCGCTCTACGTGAGTTCGATGTTCGGCGTGGGCAACTGGGTGGTGGGTTTGTGCTACGGCATGCTGTCGTTGGGCTTTGTCGTGTCCGCCTCGCTTTGGGCCCGCTATTTCGAGCACAGGACGCTGCCGGACGCGCTGCGCAGGATGACGTTCATTGCGCTCGCCTGCGCCGGCCTGACGCTGGCGGCAGGGCTCACGCGCAACGTCGGCGTGTTCACCGCGATTCATTTTGTGTGGGGTGTTCTGCTCGGCGCCACGACTCCGGTGCTGATGTCGCTGATTTCGCGGGCGGCTGACGGTCTCTATCAGGGTTACGTTCTCGGCATCGCACAAAGCACGACGCAGTTTTCGTCGATTGCCGGCATTGCCATGGGCGGCTGGTTGAGCGACAGCGTTGGGCTGCAATACACCTACTTCTTCGTGGCAGTGTCCTACGTGCTGGCGATGGTCGTTATTCTGGCGCTCAGGCGCGAGCGCGGCGCCGTCGCGCGCCCGCAGATTTCGCCGGGACAATAA
- the alr gene encoding alanine racemase has translation MPRPIVAQIHPGAVSHNLSLVKQRAPRSRVWAVVKANAYGHGIDRIFPALAKADGIALLDLDEAVRVRELGWTKPILLLEGVFKPGDAQIAQQFDLSMAVHCHEQLNLLRLSSSLERSNALNVHLKMNSGMNRLGFRPDAYRAAWEQARSIPGIGEITLMSHFANADDGDVAWQMDRFDAVTQDIPGQRCLANSAAVLWHPQAHRDWVRPGVVLYGGSPTGQSRHIDDVGLRASMTLRSEVIGVQSLSAQETVGYGRAFAANREMRIGVVACGYADGYPRHASTGTPIAIDGVMTQVVGRVSMDMLTVDLSPCPHAQIGSKVELWGDQVKIDDVAHASGTIGYELMCALAKRVPVEVA, from the coding sequence ATGCCACGCCCCATCGTTGCCCAGATTCATCCCGGCGCAGTCAGCCACAACCTCTCCCTCGTCAAGCAGCGCGCGCCTCGGTCACGGGTTTGGGCCGTCGTCAAAGCCAACGCATACGGGCACGGAATCGATCGCATTTTCCCGGCACTCGCAAAAGCCGACGGCATCGCGCTACTCGATCTCGACGAAGCGGTCCGTGTGCGCGAGCTGGGTTGGACCAAACCGATTCTGCTTCTGGAAGGCGTGTTCAAACCAGGCGACGCGCAAATCGCCCAACAGTTCGATCTCTCCATGGCCGTGCATTGCCATGAGCAACTCAATCTGTTGCGCCTTTCGTCGTCACTTGAGCGTTCCAACGCGCTCAATGTGCATCTCAAGATGAACTCCGGAATGAATCGTCTTGGATTCCGGCCCGACGCGTACCGTGCCGCGTGGGAGCAGGCGAGGTCGATTCCGGGCATCGGCGAGATCACCTTGATGAGCCATTTCGCGAATGCCGACGATGGCGATGTGGCATGGCAGATGGATCGCTTCGACGCCGTGACTCAGGACATACCGGGCCAACGGTGTCTCGCGAATTCGGCGGCTGTTCTGTGGCATCCCCAGGCGCATCGTGACTGGGTGCGCCCGGGTGTCGTGCTCTACGGTGGGTCGCCCACCGGTCAGTCGCGCCACATTGACGACGTGGGCCTGCGTGCCTCCATGACGCTCAGGAGCGAAGTGATCGGTGTGCAGTCGTTGTCGGCGCAGGAAACAGTCGGATATGGCCGTGCCTTCGCCGCGAATCGTGAAATGCGCATTGGCGTGGTCGCATGCGGGTATGCGGACGGATACCCGCGGCACGCATCGACGGGTACGCCAATCGCTATCGACGGTGTCATGACGCAAGTGGTGGGCCGTGTTTCGATGGACATGCTCACCGTCGACCTGTCGCCGTGTCCGCACGCGCAGATCGGTTCAAAAGTCGAGTTATGGGGCGACCAGGTGAAGATCGACGACGTCGCCCACGCGTCGGGGACGATCGGGTACGAACTGATGTGCGCCTTGGCAAAACGGGTGCCGGTAGAAGTTGCCTGA
- a CDS encoding aminotransferase class V-fold PLP-dependent enzyme, giving the protein MLDLARLRADTPGTHDVVHFNNAGASLMPRIVIDTVVEHVREEARLGGYEAASTAAGRLESVYVSCARLLNAQPDEIAVIENATRAWDMAFYSLPLSAGDLVLTSATEYAGNYIPYLQLQKQRGIRIEVIPNDGQGEVSVEALQRRLTDPRVKLVSLPIIATNGGPVQPIEAIGAAAREAGVWFLLDACQGAGHVPLDVKKIGCHMLAATSRKYLRGPRGMGFLYIERALCAQLEPTFLDLHAATLQTPDRFEIRGDARRFENWECNVAAKLGMGAAIDYALELGIVPIWTRIQALADGLRERLAQIDGVTLQDRGAVKSGIVTFTLDRCDAADVQQWLASQARRINVSRSTFQSTMLDMQMRGLRDVVRASVHAYNSDEDIDALVQVVQAMSRGMADAR; this is encoded by the coding sequence ATGCTCGATCTTGCCCGACTGCGCGCCGATACGCCCGGCACGCACGACGTCGTACATTTCAACAACGCCGGTGCGAGCCTTATGCCGCGGATCGTTATCGATACGGTCGTGGAGCATGTGCGCGAGGAAGCGCGTCTCGGCGGATACGAGGCGGCCAGCACCGCCGCCGGGCGGCTTGAAAGCGTCTATGTTTCCTGTGCACGGCTGCTCAACGCGCAACCCGACGAGATCGCGGTGATCGAAAACGCGACGCGCGCCTGGGACATGGCGTTCTACTCGTTACCGCTTTCGGCGGGTGATCTCGTGCTGACGTCCGCCACGGAATATGCGGGCAACTACATCCCGTACCTGCAGTTGCAAAAGCAGCGTGGCATCCGGATCGAGGTGATTCCGAACGACGGGCAAGGCGAGGTGTCGGTCGAGGCGTTGCAGCGGCGGTTGACCGACCCGCGCGTGAAGCTCGTCTCGCTCCCGATCATCGCGACCAACGGCGGCCCCGTGCAACCTATCGAGGCAATCGGCGCGGCGGCGCGCGAGGCAGGCGTATGGTTTCTTCTCGACGCTTGCCAGGGGGCTGGGCATGTGCCGCTGGATGTGAAGAAGATCGGCTGTCACATGCTGGCTGCGACGAGCCGTAAATATTTGCGGGGACCTCGCGGCATGGGCTTTTTGTATATTGAACGGGCGCTCTGTGCGCAACTCGAGCCCACCTTTCTCGATCTGCACGCGGCGACGCTGCAAACGCCGGACCGGTTCGAGATACGCGGCGACGCCCGTCGTTTCGAAAACTGGGAATGCAACGTTGCCGCCAAGCTCGGCATGGGCGCGGCGATCGACTACGCGCTCGAACTCGGCATCGTGCCCATCTGGACGCGCATTCAGGCGCTCGCCGATGGTCTGCGCGAGCGGTTGGCGCAGATCGACGGTGTAACGCTCCAGGATAGGGGCGCGGTCAAATCGGGCATCGTGACATTCACGCTCGACCGTTGCGACGCCGCGGATGTCCAGCAATGGCTGGCGTCGCAAGCCAGACGTATCAACGTCTCCCGTTCGACGTTCCAGTCGACGATGCTGGATATGCAGATGCGCGGTCTGCGCGACGTGGTACGCGCCTCGGTTCACGCCTACAACTCGGACGAAGACATCGACGCGCTCGTGCAAGTGGTGCAGGCGATGTCGAGGGGGATGGCCGATGCTCGATAA
- a CDS encoding bifunctional diguanylate cyclase/phosphodiesterase, which yields MAFSEPRSPFFRWVVSSAQNLSADNRQILLANLFTRTASIVFASICEISVCATAYYLIPRPLYAWWGSAVVALLITRLTLIWLCCRRSARNLPTPTSAFLFASLLWAALFGFGAFLCNTSGNQTLFLLGNVCAVGVIGGLAGRNAGTPRLVLLQISFILGLLGWGAALSPGSGKLVLLFQAPFCAAGFFTVALRSNRDTVALLLARESSHRLAHQDSLTGLPNRARITELLLERTAAGSLQRDHRFAVLLIDLDGFKAINDSLGHAAGDQILQEAAVRLREVLPAGDLVGRLAGDEFVAIADGTALPRDVNLLAGCIVKTLARPFVLSEALVHIGASVGVSLYPDHAKTGPQLLICADRALYAVKRSGKSAFAIFDAVRHASDESLSLLRSDLEGAMQTYNDLRMEYQPIVDLSNDTISGREALLRWTHPTRGELSPSAFIPTAERTGLILALGEWALLQSCTEAATWRDAVSVAVNVSPVQLREESFAATVATILGKTGLPPARLNIEVTETVLLSDDIVTRHNVEKLRAMGIGLALDDFGTGFSTMSTLVRFSFDKLKIDSSFVKESVHRRESAAVVRGIVALAREIGIPTTAEGIETQEQLNFVRVCGCTHAQGFLLGKPVRGGEIPQIETRLAAHSATART from the coding sequence ATGGCTTTCAGCGAACCGAGGTCTCCATTTTTCAGGTGGGTGGTGTCCTCCGCTCAGAACCTGAGCGCTGACAACCGGCAAATATTGCTTGCCAATCTATTCACGCGAACTGCATCAATTGTATTTGCGTCGATCTGCGAAATCAGTGTCTGCGCGACCGCCTACTATCTGATTCCAAGGCCCCTGTATGCGTGGTGGGGCAGCGCGGTGGTCGCGCTGCTGATTACGCGTCTCACGTTGATCTGGCTGTGTTGCCGGCGCAGCGCCCGCAACCTGCCGACCCCCACCTCTGCCTTCCTCTTTGCGAGCCTTCTCTGGGCCGCACTTTTCGGTTTCGGCGCATTCTTGTGCAATACCAGCGGAAATCAGACGCTTTTTCTGCTCGGCAACGTTTGCGCGGTGGGCGTGATCGGCGGACTGGCCGGACGCAACGCGGGCACACCCCGACTGGTGCTTCTGCAGATTTCGTTCATTCTCGGATTGTTGGGTTGGGGGGCGGCGCTTTCGCCCGGCTCCGGCAAGCTCGTGCTGCTGTTTCAGGCTCCGTTTTGCGCGGCGGGTTTCTTTACCGTGGCCTTGCGCAGCAATCGCGATACCGTTGCGTTACTGTTGGCGCGCGAAAGCAGTCATCGGCTCGCTCACCAGGACAGTCTCACTGGCCTGCCCAATCGCGCTCGCATTACCGAACTTCTGCTGGAGCGCACCGCGGCAGGCTCGTTGCAGCGGGATCATCGGTTCGCGGTGCTACTGATCGATCTCGACGGCTTCAAGGCGATCAATGACAGCCTGGGCCATGCCGCCGGCGATCAGATCCTTCAGGAGGCCGCGGTTCGATTGCGTGAAGTACTGCCGGCCGGCGACCTGGTTGGACGCCTGGCCGGCGACGAGTTCGTCGCCATTGCCGACGGCACGGCGTTACCCCGCGACGTCAATTTGCTGGCAGGCTGCATCGTCAAAACGCTGGCGCGTCCTTTCGTATTGAGCGAGGCGTTGGTGCATATCGGTGCGAGTGTGGGCGTCTCGCTTTATCCGGATCACGCAAAGACAGGGCCGCAATTGCTGATCTGCGCGGACCGTGCGTTGTACGCGGTCAAACGCAGTGGCAAAAGTGCCTTTGCTATCTTCGATGCCGTCAGGCACGCATCCGACGAAAGTCTGAGCCTCCTGCGCAGCGATCTGGAAGGCGCGATGCAGACTTATAACGATTTGCGCATGGAGTACCAGCCGATTGTCGATCTCAGCAACGACACGATTTCCGGCCGCGAGGCACTGCTTCGCTGGACGCATCCGACTCGCGGCGAGCTGTCTCCCTCCGCATTCATTCCCACGGCCGAACGTACGGGTCTGATCCTCGCACTGGGCGAGTGGGCCTTGCTGCAATCCTGCACGGAAGCGGCCACCTGGCGTGATGCGGTGAGCGTCGCCGTGAATGTTTCGCCGGTGCAATTGCGGGAGGAATCATTCGCCGCGACGGTCGCGACGATTCTGGGCAAGACGGGGTTGCCGCCGGCGCGTCTGAATATCGAAGTCACCGAAACGGTGTTGTTGAGCGACGATATCGTCACCCGTCACAATGTCGAGAAGCTCCGCGCGATGGGAATCGGCCTCGCGCTCGACGACTTCGGCACCGGGTTTTCAACCATGTCGACGCTCGTGCGTTTCTCGTTCGACAAACTCAAGATCGACAGTTCGTTCGTTAAGGAGTCCGTGCATCGTCGCGAATCCGCGGCGGTGGTTCGCGGGATTGTGGCTTTGGCGCGGGAAATCGGCATACCGACCACAGCGGAAGGCATCGAGACGCAGGAGCAGCTGAATTTTGTGCGCGTCTGCGGATGCACGCATGCTCAGGGTTTTCTTCTGGGCAAGCCGGTCCGGGGTGGAGAGATTCCGCAGATCGAAACAAGGCTTGCCGCGCATTCGGCTACCGCGCGCACGTGA
- a CDS encoding ABC transporter substrate-binding protein, which translates to MTIQRRWGNVLIALAGIVVLAVALLVLKRTGDASAAADDSKAALTTVTDLLGRKVQVRVPVRRVILGEGRQLYLVAALDTDNPLQRIVGWRKDLIQSDPDTWSAYLRKFPAIADIPTFGGFEDGTFDIEQAIALKPDVILMNIEAQRATEDARYTEKLAALGIPVVYVDFRHFPLENTEPTMRLVGKLFGKEERAEAFIAFRAAQIRRVTDVIAAHRPARPKVFIERIGGYTEDCCLSFGNENFGKFVEMAGGNNIAKGIIRGTFGQLNPEQVVAADPDQVVVTSANWEAFVPHGRWVGVGPGAELTEAARKLEAYTTRPAYAGIKANRNHEFHAIWHQFYNSPYDFVAIQQLAKWFHPALFADLDPDATFRELHERFLPVDYAPGYFVSLPGAENRQ; encoded by the coding sequence ATGACCATCCAACGTCGCTGGGGCAATGTGCTCATTGCTCTCGCAGGCATCGTCGTGCTCGCGGTGGCGCTCCTCGTCCTGAAGCGGACCGGGGACGCTTCCGCCGCAGCCGATGACAGCAAGGCCGCCCTGACCACGGTGACCGATCTGCTCGGACGCAAGGTCCAGGTGCGCGTGCCGGTGCGCCGCGTGATCCTGGGGGAAGGGCGTCAGCTCTATCTGGTTGCGGCGCTCGACACCGACAACCCGTTGCAGCGGATCGTCGGCTGGCGCAAGGACCTGATTCAATCGGACCCGGATACCTGGTCCGCGTACCTGCGCAAGTTTCCCGCGATCGCTGACATTCCGACGTTCGGCGGCTTCGAGGACGGCACGTTCGACATCGAACAGGCCATTGCGCTCAAGCCCGATGTGATTCTGATGAACATCGAAGCGCAGCGGGCCACGGAGGACGCGCGCTACACCGAGAAACTCGCCGCATTGGGCATACCGGTCGTGTACGTCGATTTCCGTCACTTTCCCCTGGAGAACACCGAGCCGACCATGCGTCTCGTCGGCAAGCTGTTCGGCAAGGAGGAGCGGGCGGAGGCGTTCATCGCGTTTCGCGCCGCGCAGATCCGGCGCGTCACCGACGTCATCGCCGCGCACCGGCCAGCGCGCCCGAAGGTATTCATCGAACGCATCGGCGGATACACCGAGGACTGTTGCCTGAGCTTCGGCAATGAGAACTTCGGCAAGTTCGTCGAGATGGCGGGCGGTAACAACATCGCCAAGGGCATTATTCGCGGAACCTTCGGCCAGCTCAATCCCGAACAGGTGGTGGCGGCCGACCCGGACCAGGTGGTCGTCACCAGCGCCAACTGGGAGGCGTTCGTGCCGCATGGGCGCTGGGTCGGCGTGGGACCGGGCGCGGAACTGACGGAAGCCGCGCGCAAACTTGAGGCCTACACCACGCGGCCGGCCTATGCCGGCATCAAGGCAAACCGGAACCATGAGTTTCATGCGATCTGGCATCAGTTCTACAACAGTCCTTACGACTTCGTCGCCATCCAGCAACTGGCGAAGTGGTTTCATCCAGCGCTCTTTGCCGATCTCGATCCGGACGCCACGTTCCGCGAGTTGCATGAACGCTTCCTGCCGGTCGACTACGCACCGGGCTATTTCGTGAGCCTGCCAGGCGCGGAGAACCGTCAATGA
- a CDS encoding iron ABC transporter permease, producing MSALPLVESTQRNAYRGLVRRKRVLLGVFAVLLLLSVLLDLALGPANYSLADVARAVLWPDTVSSQLRVVLWDIRMPVALMAVVVGAALSLAGAQMQTILNNPLASPFTLGISAAASFGAALGLAFGLKLFPVAVDYMVPLNAFLMAVLSALLIHALSMRRGVTAETIVLLGIALVFTFNALLALVQYFATEQAVAAVVFWTMGSLTKATWPKVGVVCVAILVMSPVFARRAWALTALRLGDDKAASFGINVRRLRFQTLVMVSLLAAFPVAFVGVIGFVGLVGPHIARMLVGEDQRFFLPASLLTGALMMSVSSVVSKTLIPGAIFPIGVVTSLVGVPFFISLILRSKRTAW from the coding sequence ATGAGTGCCCTGCCTCTGGTCGAATCGACCCAACGTAACGCCTATCGCGGGCTCGTGCGGCGCAAGCGCGTGCTGCTCGGCGTTTTTGCGGTGCTGCTGCTGTTGAGCGTACTGCTCGATCTCGCACTCGGCCCGGCGAACTACAGTCTCGCCGACGTCGCGCGCGCGGTGCTCTGGCCCGATACCGTGTCGTCGCAGTTGCGCGTGGTGCTGTGGGACATCCGCATGCCGGTGGCCCTGATGGCCGTGGTCGTGGGGGCGGCATTGTCGCTTGCCGGCGCACAGATGCAGACGATCCTCAACAATCCGCTCGCGAGCCCGTTTACGCTGGGCATTTCCGCCGCGGCGAGCTTTGGCGCGGCGTTGGGCCTCGCCTTCGGCCTCAAGCTCTTCCCGGTTGCCGTCGACTATATGGTGCCGCTGAACGCTTTCCTGATGGCCGTCCTGTCCGCGCTCCTGATTCACGCACTCAGCATGCGGCGTGGCGTGACGGCCGAAACGATCGTGTTGCTCGGCATCGCCCTAGTTTTTACGTTCAACGCGCTGCTCGCGCTGGTCCAGTATTTCGCAACCGAGCAGGCTGTCGCCGCCGTCGTGTTCTGGACCATGGGCAGTCTGACCAAAGCGACGTGGCCCAAAGTCGGTGTGGTCTGCGTCGCGATCCTGGTTATGTCGCCGGTCTTCGCGCGGCGTGCCTGGGCGTTGACGGCGCTGCGTCTGGGCGACGACAAGGCCGCCAGTTTCGGCATCAACGTGCGGCGGTTGCGCTTCCAGACGCTGGTGATGGTCAGCCTGCTTGCGGCGTTCCCGGTCGCGTTCGTGGGCGTCATCGGGTTCGTCGGGCTGGTGGGGCCGCATATCGCGCGCATGCTGGTCGGCGAGGATCAACGCTTTTTCCTGCCGGCTTCATTGCTGACGGGTGCGCTGATGATGTCGGTCAGTTCCGTGGTGAGCAAGACGCTGATTCCGGGCGCCATCTTTCCGATTGGCGTGGTGACCTCTCTCGTCGGCGTGCCGTTCTTTATTTCCCTGATTCTGCGCAGCAAGAGGACCGCATGGTGA
- a CDS encoding ParB N-terminal domain-containing protein — protein MLDKLPYCVALKPLAFFRPSEAVDEHDVHRLAAAIREAGSWTTPIPIEKGTGIIMDGNHRARAAALLGLRYVPCVLLDYRDPRVSVTHWQTGEPFCIDSIRRRILQDKALLPYKTTRHRFAPVLPATEILLSVLHAGA, from the coding sequence ATGCTCGATAAGCTGCCGTATTGCGTCGCGCTCAAGCCGCTCGCTTTCTTTCGGCCCTCCGAGGCGGTCGACGAACACGACGTGCACCGTCTGGCCGCAGCCATTCGCGAGGCCGGTTCATGGACCACGCCGATCCCTATCGAGAAGGGGACCGGCATCATCATGGATGGGAACCACCGGGCGCGCGCGGCCGCGCTGCTCGGGTTGCGCTACGTGCCCTGTGTGTTGCTCGACTATCGGGATCCGAGGGTTTCAGTGACGCACTGGCAGACCGGCGAGCCGTTCTGTATCGATAGCATCCGCAGGCGGATCTTGCAGGATAAGGCGCTGCTCCCCTACAAGACGACGCGGCATCGCTTCGCGCCTGTGCTACCCGCAACGGAGATTCTGTTGTCCGTGTTGCATGCGGGCGCTTGA